The following proteins come from a genomic window of Thermostichus vulcanus str. 'Rupite':
- a CDS encoding KH domain-containing protein, with translation MPDYKALAHLLIEPLVSPAGLQMDLETTCAGQKVWLRLAFDPKDRGRVFGRGGRTLQAIRQVMMAAAQLAGQSLHIEVYGDGGERHREGRE, from the coding sequence ATGCCAGACTACAAGGCGCTTGCTCACCTCCTTATCGAACCCCTAGTCAGCCCCGCTGGGCTGCAGATGGACTTGGAAACCACCTGTGCTGGGCAAAAAGTCTGGCTACGCCTAGCCTTTGACCCGAAAGATCGTGGACGGGTGTTCGGGCGGGGCGGGCGAACCCTGCAGGCGATTCGGCAGGTGATGATGGCAGCGGCTCAGTTGGCTGGGCAATCTCTGCATATCGAAGTCTACGGAGATGGCGGGGAACGGCATCGGGAGGGGCGGGAATGA